Within Nitrospira sp. MA-1, the genomic segment TACGAAAGACATCGGATTGCCCGGCCTCATTTCCGACCCGACGCATCAGGATTAATGATTCTTGATAGTAGGCGAGCGCTTCTCCTTCCTTGCCGGTTTCCCTCGCAACTAATCCCAAATCAGAAAGTAAAACTGCCTTTCCGGCATAGTCGGACAACTGATTCATTAAATCCAAGGCCTCTAAATAATAGGCCTGGGCTCGTTCCCATTCTCCAGCATCGGCCGAAAGATTCCCCAAATTGGCTAAAGTCGTACTAATTCCCCGATCATCACCAAGAATTTTCTGAAGTTCTAACACCTCACTATAATACGCTCTGGCTTGTTCCCGGCGACCACTCACTGCGCAAATATTACCAAGATTGCCCAGTGTGGTGGCCAAAGATCGTTGGTCTCCATTTTGACGATCAACCTCCAGGGCCTGCGCATAATATTGAAAAGCTTCGGTATAGAAGCCTTTCGAAAAGTGCTGATTGCCTAAAGAATTGAGATTGGCGGATTGAGACCAGGCCATACATAGTCACTCGGCGTCACAGGACAGAAAAAATCTTCATGCCATTCTATAATATTGATTGATTCAATTATCTACCAAGAGGTCTTCAAGTGCGGGCTTTGCCCCAGTGAGGATGGAAGTGCCATCTCCAACAAGGAGACTGTCAAACGTATATTTTAATAACCTACGAAGTCCTTCACGGGCTAGGAGGATGTTCTCATATTTCTCTGGAGGTAATAGCCGTAGTGCACCTGCTGGATCCCCAATGATTCCATCTCCAACAATAAGCACACCCTTGCCTTGCTGCAAGAATAAGGCGCTTTCCCCTGGAGATTTTTGATCGGAAAGTTGAACAACCCAAATTCCCCCTGGAAGCAATTCACCGTCTTTGAAGGTTTTATCAATGGGCAGCGTCATTTCTTTGGCATCCAATTCCGGAGCCATCACCTGACATTTAAAGGTTTTACTGAAGTTGGCCGCTTCCCGTTCATGATCCCGATTAGTCAATATAATATAATCCGGAGACCCTCCCCGCTGCGTCATGGCCATATCACCTGCGCTCATGGATGGGGGGTCGACTAGTATCCGATGTTCCCCCACGGCTAATAAATGTCCGTTAAAATTAATCTGTTTTTCTTCACAGAACCAAGACCATTCAGAAATATTGGGTAGAATGGTTTTCATAAGGTTTCCAGGGTTTCTTGAAGAAGAGTTGTGATTTTGGTTTGAACGCCAGATTCTTCTGGAAGGTCCAACATATCATCCTCATGGATTGTAATAAATTTACGATTGGGGCCCTTCGTAAGGGAAATGAGTAAAAGACTGCGCGAAGGAGTGGTCGGGATGACTACTTCCACAGAGGAATCCAGAGTATTCACTATCTCAAGAAATTTTTGTTTTCCGTCTTCTAATTCGTCCATAGTGCCCTAACATCGGTTCAAGAATGCGTAAAAAGAGTCCTCAACCTACATGGTCGAGGGAGTAGACGGTGACTCCAATAATTTCTCCACTTCCTGCAGAATCGCTTCATGTCCGGCTAATGTGCC encodes:
- a CDS encoding tetratricopeptide repeat protein codes for the protein MAWSQSANLNSLGNQHFSKGFYTEAFQYYAQALEVDRQNGDQRSLATTLGNLGNICAVSGRREQARAYYSEVLELQKILGDDRGISTTLANLGNLSADAGEWERAQAYYLEALDLMNQLSDYAGKAVLLSDLGLVARETGKEGEALAYYQESLILMRRVGNEAGQSDVFRMMARLYLSQRRFEEAQSCTLTSLDVARRLKDELRMGGAWYVLASCHEAQGQWNQAVQYLQKVVRIDQKYQLPKLTENTQRLQALESRLSAKTGNTHE